The following proteins come from a genomic window of Legionella cherrii:
- a CDS encoding SET domain-containing protein, whose translation MPKNIKFLNKGVQLQAQEEMLAEQLLFFPDSAESQLRLCNYVKDQCDQPDFNYLPTDYDQGVIIAAIPNLGSNQLGVYAAKSFAKGEIVGEIKGIDLFGVRPGSKMDRVVKDYQGDSTYVWKLNLDDNDEYAVVIDMLKAGSHTRWVNHAGKPNLEVKVICRRWKDEYGTTQFDYHAYYVAAKKIAFADELTISYGDEYFTKERPQIWRQPQTLIEVLQDLAKTQDQEMNPEEINTREEIRDFFHLLTQKAVQRKREHKKQLYLDRNLDPKIYDLNKVEDVARFQTNQKMELKRNSSYHLLIAPTVRGNGEIRYSLFSGQTIPARKRLCQLVGQKMDDVPEKGMKLWAKQRDLDMNYLVQSGGGGYLYTKNQASEAYCIEGAQHRSQMNVRFDFASDSYVTTRQIQPGEEILAYYSDYDYGALPSSLPQIVADFNESQYYYKATWSENELAMEHVIPKTPGYNIEETEEPSYNPFKDELTNEWILQSNFEFDENERILTPGYDYNALEHEFSPLVAEACADNDSSHKANLTSWSPTFQFGENNSSKKRKLAELSEDEESKTMVI comes from the coding sequence ATGCCCAAAAATATTAAATTTTTGAACAAAGGAGTTCAGCTGCAAGCCCAAGAAGAAATGTTAGCAGAACAATTGTTATTTTTTCCTGACAGTGCAGAGTCTCAATTAAGACTATGTAATTACGTAAAGGATCAATGCGACCAACCCGACTTTAATTATTTACCCACCGATTATGATCAAGGGGTAATTATAGCGGCTATTCCCAATCTTGGTTCCAATCAACTGGGAGTCTATGCAGCTAAATCGTTTGCTAAAGGAGAAATTGTCGGTGAAATCAAAGGTATAGATTTATTCGGTGTAAGGCCTGGCTCTAAAATGGACCGAGTGGTCAAGGACTATCAAGGTGATTCTACTTATGTGTGGAAATTAAATTTAGATGATAATGATGAATATGCAGTAGTCATTGATATGCTGAAAGCAGGCTCTCATACACGTTGGGTTAATCACGCGGGAAAGCCTAATTTAGAAGTAAAGGTCATTTGTCGTCGATGGAAAGACGAGTATGGTACCACTCAATTTGATTATCATGCCTATTATGTCGCGGCCAAAAAAATTGCTTTTGCTGATGAGTTAACAATTTCTTACGGGGATGAATATTTTACAAAAGAACGTCCGCAAATTTGGCGCCAGCCACAAACTTTGATTGAAGTCCTGCAGGATTTGGCTAAAACACAAGATCAAGAAATGAATCCTGAAGAAATAAATACACGTGAAGAAATAAGAGACTTTTTTCATTTATTAACTCAGAAAGCGGTTCAGCGCAAAAGAGAACATAAAAAGCAATTGTATTTAGATCGAAATTTAGATCCTAAGATTTATGATTTGAATAAAGTAGAAGATGTGGCACGTTTTCAGACAAATCAAAAAATGGAGCTAAAAAGAAACTCATCTTATCATTTACTTATAGCACCTACGGTAAGAGGGAATGGGGAAATCCGTTACTCTCTATTTAGTGGCCAGACAATTCCTGCGAGAAAACGGCTCTGCCAACTCGTTGGCCAGAAAATGGATGATGTGCCAGAAAAAGGGATGAAATTATGGGCGAAACAACGTGATCTAGACATGAATTATCTAGTTCAATCAGGCGGAGGGGGATATCTCTATACTAAAAATCAAGCGTCAGAAGCCTATTGCATAGAAGGTGCCCAACATCGAAGTCAGATGAATGTACGTTTTGATTTTGCATCGGATTCATACGTAACGACACGCCAAATTCAACCTGGGGAAGAAATTCTTGCCTATTACAGTGATTATGATTATGGCGCTTTACCTAGCTCTTTACCTCAAATTGTCGCTGATTTTAATGAATCACAATATTATTACAAGGCTACCTGGAGTGAAAACGAACTGGCTATGGAGCATGTGATCCCCAAAACTCCGGGTTATAATATAGAAGAAACTGAGGAGCCCTCGTACAATCCATTTAAGGATGAGCTAACGAATGAGTGGATTTTGCAATCTAATTTTGAGTTCGATGAGAATGAGCGAATTCTAACCCCTGGCTATGATTACAATGCGTTAGAGCACGAATTTTCTCCACTTGTGGCCGAAGCTTGTGCAGATAATGACAGCAGCCATAAAGCGAACTTAACTTCTTGGAGTCCCACCTTCCAATTTGGGGAAAATAATTCGAGCAAAAAAAGGAAGCTCGCTGAACTGAGCGAGGACGAAGAAAGTAAGACAATGGTTATTTAA
- a CDS encoding FAD-dependent oxidoreductase, with amino-acid sequence MSLQFNVLIIGGGIVGLTAALAMAQRGFTVAVIDAGSLKVKNSQSDTRVYAINHASQALLQQLNAWQYLESARVSPYRRMYVWDAESKAHIDFDSRHVGAQNLGNIIEESVLKHALLQQVATQSSIHLFPECRVEEVFCEETGVRVCSKQQTWEGQLLMVADGAHSPVRHQLKVPLNSWSYAQHALVATVSVEQAHQQTAYQVFRADGPLAFLPLADAHQCSIVWSTKPAHAEQLMNLSEPEFNACLTEAFARKLGQVEVISTRHQFSLQMRHVKHYVGNRWLLLGDAAHTIHPLAGLGLNLGLADVNSWMDCLNAAHGTLVSKKALGAYQRERKNAVWQTILLMEGFKRLFSNSFMPLVTLRGLGLNVCNGLSPIKRLFIQHAQGTHQ; translated from the coding sequence ATGAGTCTGCAATTTAATGTATTAATCATTGGTGGTGGTATCGTGGGCCTAACTGCGGCCTTAGCTATGGCTCAACGTGGTTTCACGGTAGCAGTGATTGATGCGGGTTCATTAAAAGTCAAAAATTCACAATCTGATACCCGAGTTTATGCGATTAATCATGCTTCACAGGCTCTCTTGCAGCAATTAAATGCCTGGCAATACTTGGAGAGTGCCCGCGTTTCTCCTTATCGTCGCATGTATGTTTGGGATGCTGAAAGTAAAGCCCATATTGATTTTGATTCACGTCACGTGGGTGCACAGAATCTAGGGAATATCATTGAAGAGTCCGTCTTAAAACACGCTTTACTGCAGCAAGTTGCTACCCAATCTTCCATTCATTTATTCCCTGAGTGCCGCGTGGAAGAGGTTTTTTGCGAAGAAACTGGAGTTCGAGTTTGCAGCAAGCAGCAGACTTGGGAAGGGCAATTGTTAATGGTGGCCGATGGGGCCCATTCTCCAGTCCGTCACCAACTCAAGGTGCCCTTAAACAGCTGGTCGTATGCGCAACACGCACTGGTTGCAACGGTGTCCGTAGAGCAAGCGCATCAGCAGACTGCCTATCAAGTGTTTCGCGCGGATGGTCCTTTGGCATTTTTACCCCTAGCGGATGCACACCAATGCTCCATCGTATGGTCTACCAAACCCGCGCATGCTGAGCAATTAATGAATCTCTCAGAACCGGAGTTTAATGCCTGCTTAACTGAAGCTTTTGCGAGAAAGCTGGGTCAGGTCGAAGTCATCAGCACACGTCATCAATTTTCTTTACAAATGAGACATGTCAAACACTATGTGGGAAATCGCTGGTTACTTCTGGGGGATGCAGCCCATACAATCCATCCTTTGGCCGGATTAGGTTTAAATTTAGGGCTGGCTGACGTAAATTCCTGGATGGATTGTTTGAATGCTGCTCATGGTACCCTGGTATCCAAAAAGGCATTAGGCGCTTATCAACGCGAGCGTAAAAATGCTGTATGGCAAACGATTTTGTTAATGGAAGGCTTTAAGCGCTTATTCAGTAATTCTTTTATGCCCCTTGTTACTTTGCGTGGCCTGGGTTTAAATGTATGTAATGGATTATCCCCTATAAAACGGTTATTTATCCAACATGCGCAGGGCACTCACCAATAA
- the ubiH gene encoding 2-octaprenyl-6-methoxyphenyl hydroxylase, whose translation MINKETDILIIGGGLTGATLMLALQGLGYSTLLVEAKPFSDKISPDFDARSLALSPASRRILRMLGVWDLLKEHVTAIEMIHVSDQHHFGTSRLQGEVDSPLGYVAEMQHINQALHQLLPHDQLIAPASLQTLDYENHSATVLTDSGEIKIKAGLIVAADGAHSEARRFCSLPSKTKLYSQHAIVANVGLQKPHQHRAYERFTSYGPLALLPMQENRMSLVWAVPPKEAERLLSLSEGNFLQELQGAFGYRLGRFAKVGKRFSFPLQQVLMPIQTKWPVVFVGNAAHTLHPVAGQGFNLGLRDVAMLAQCIAERGLNAEMLQHYVQLRSHDQKAITHLTDGLIQVFTSRLPGLGIVRGLGLIALDNIPALKNLLARYARGFGGVIPDLVCEIALPKLQK comes from the coding sequence GTGATTAATAAAGAGACTGATATACTGATTATTGGAGGAGGCTTAACCGGCGCCACTTTAATGCTTGCCTTGCAAGGGTTAGGGTATAGTACTTTATTAGTAGAAGCTAAGCCTTTTAGTGATAAAATAAGTCCTGATTTTGATGCACGCTCTCTAGCACTATCGCCCGCGAGTCGACGTATTTTAAGGATGCTTGGCGTTTGGGATCTTCTTAAAGAGCATGTAACCGCTATAGAGATGATTCATGTTTCCGATCAACATCACTTTGGAACATCACGCTTGCAAGGCGAGGTGGATTCTCCTTTGGGTTATGTTGCTGAAATGCAGCACATCAATCAGGCTTTGCATCAACTGCTGCCTCATGACCAGTTGATTGCTCCAGCGAGTTTACAGACGTTGGATTATGAAAACCATTCGGCGACCGTTCTCACTGATTCGGGTGAAATAAAAATTAAGGCAGGCCTTATTGTTGCTGCTGATGGTGCTCATTCGGAAGCGCGTCGTTTTTGTTCCTTACCTTCCAAAACCAAGCTCTATAGCCAACATGCAATTGTAGCTAACGTGGGCTTGCAAAAGCCACATCAACATCGCGCTTACGAACGTTTTACCAGTTATGGTCCTTTGGCGCTTTTACCGATGCAAGAAAATCGCATGTCTTTGGTTTGGGCTGTGCCTCCCAAGGAAGCAGAACGCCTATTGTCTTTATCTGAGGGTAATTTTTTACAAGAGTTACAAGGCGCATTTGGTTATCGCTTGGGTCGTTTTGCCAAAGTGGGGAAACGTTTTTCCTTTCCTTTACAACAAGTTTTAATGCCAATACAAACCAAATGGCCCGTAGTGTTTGTTGGTAATGCGGCACACACCTTGCACCCTGTAGCAGGACAAGGATTTAATCTTGGACTTAGAGATGTAGCGATGCTTGCACAATGCATCGCCGAGAGGGGACTCAATGCAGAAATGCTCCAGCATTACGTGCAATTAAGATCCCATGACCAAAAAGCCATCACTCATTTAACCGATGGTTTAATCCAAGTGTTTACTAGCCGTTTACCTGGATTGGGAATTGTGCGTGGGTTAGGATTGATTGCTCTTGATAATATCCCTGCCTTGAAGAATCTTTTAGCACGATATGCCCGAGGATTTGGGGGAGTGATTCCTGATTTAGTTTGTGAAATTGCTTTGCCAAAGCTGCAAAAATAG
- the pepP gene encoding Xaa-Pro aminopeptidase has protein sequence MISQQEYQIRRNKLAQKLPAGSIAIIPAAHEVLRNGDAHYRFRQDSNFYYLTGFNEPDALLVLIAGADTQSVLFNRTRNPSEEQWTGKRLGQDGALSELGMHAAFPIDSVAEELPKLLNGKSAIYYALARNPEMEKTIMQSLKTLKGQVRRGVKVPDQLCDLEPILGEMRLFKSDAELDLMRRAASISVKAHQHAMRRCKHLEHEYQLEAELVYEFSRHGCRSVAYDPIVGSGENACILHYTENNKPLHRGSLVLIDAGGEFENYAADITRTFPINGKFSPEQKSIYELVLKAQKAGIAAIKPGLQWNEVQQIMVRILTEGLCALGILQGDVKELIAQEAYKPFYMHNSGHWLGLDVHDSGLYKINGEWRALEPGMVLTVEPGLYISSNSAGVDKRWWGIGVRIEDDVVVTKTGHEVLTAALPVDVDEIEALMRD, from the coding sequence ATGATTTCCCAACAAGAATACCAAATAAGAAGAAATAAACTAGCGCAAAAATTGCCCGCTGGCAGTATTGCCATTATCCCGGCGGCGCACGAAGTATTACGTAACGGTGATGCGCATTATCGCTTTCGTCAGGACAGTAATTTTTATTATCTCACCGGATTTAATGAGCCTGATGCTTTATTGGTACTTATTGCAGGAGCAGATACTCAGAGTGTGTTATTTAATCGTACACGTAATCCTTCGGAAGAACAATGGACAGGAAAACGTCTTGGACAAGATGGGGCGCTTTCTGAGTTGGGCATGCACGCTGCTTTTCCTATAGACAGTGTTGCCGAAGAGCTACCTAAATTGTTAAATGGTAAGTCAGCCATTTATTACGCACTGGCTCGAAATCCAGAGATGGAAAAAACGATCATGCAGTCATTGAAAACCCTTAAAGGTCAAGTACGACGCGGGGTTAAGGTGCCAGACCAGTTATGTGACTTGGAGCCTATATTAGGTGAAATGCGCTTATTTAAAAGCGATGCGGAGCTGGATTTAATGCGTCGAGCAGCGAGCATTTCCGTGAAAGCACATCAACACGCAATGCGTCGTTGCAAGCATTTGGAACATGAATATCAGCTTGAAGCAGAGCTTGTTTATGAATTCAGTCGTCATGGTTGCCGAAGTGTCGCTTATGATCCTATTGTGGGCAGTGGTGAAAATGCGTGTATTTTGCACTACACAGAAAACAACAAACCTTTGCATCGAGGCAGCTTGGTTCTTATTGATGCAGGAGGGGAGTTTGAAAATTATGCTGCTGATATCACCAGAACCTTTCCCATCAATGGCAAATTCAGCCCCGAACAAAAAAGTATTTATGAATTGGTGCTCAAAGCCCAAAAAGCGGGGATTGCGGCGATTAAGCCGGGTCTTCAGTGGAATGAGGTACAACAAATCATGGTCCGCATTCTCACTGAAGGATTATGCGCCTTGGGTATTTTACAAGGAGATGTAAAGGAATTGATTGCCCAAGAAGCATACAAACCGTTTTACATGCATAATTCTGGACATTGGTTGGGATTGGATGTTCATGATAGCGGTCTTTATAAAATTAATGGTGAATGGCGTGCTTTAGAACCCGGGATGGTTTTAACGGTTGAGCCAGGCTTATACATTAGCTCAAACAGTGCGGGAGTGGATAAGCGTTGGTGGGGTATTGGTGTACGTATTGAGGATGATGTGGTAGTCACGAAAACAGGGCATGAAGTATTGACTGCCGCATTACCTGTGGATGTAGATGAAATTGAGGCATTAATGCGTGATTAA
- a CDS encoding UPF0149 family protein, producing the protein MSEEREHLHLPDYDEFSASISVLMLHISASLLHGMMCGYLCAGADSQGEAYLRALLNNKKDEASRNAVLAMFAVFSISQQQINSLDFEFQMMLPDEEESLLLRAQAFSEWCEGFTQALTLAGIGLNQLHEEEAQDAFQHLIEFAELDCDTLDVDEEDERALMEVSEYARMAVLRLHSDLIMNEKERGGHTGITH; encoded by the coding sequence ATGTCTGAAGAAAGAGAACATTTGCATTTACCTGATTATGATGAATTTTCTGCATCCATTTCTGTTTTAATGCTGCATATATCAGCCAGCTTATTGCATGGGATGATGTGCGGCTACCTATGTGCTGGCGCGGACAGTCAAGGAGAAGCTTATTTACGTGCTTTATTAAATAATAAAAAAGATGAGGCCAGTCGCAATGCTGTTTTAGCCATGTTTGCTGTTTTTTCTATAAGCCAGCAACAAATTAACAGTTTGGATTTTGAATTTCAAATGATGCTTCCTGATGAAGAGGAATCTTTATTGTTAAGGGCACAAGCTTTTAGTGAGTGGTGCGAAGGGTTTACCCAAGCATTAACTTTAGCTGGCATAGGTCTTAACCAATTGCATGAAGAAGAGGCTCAGGATGCATTTCAGCATCTTATTGAATTTGCTGAACTTGATTGTGATACCTTGGATGTTGATGAAGAAGATGAACGTGCATTAATGGAAGTCAGTGAATATGCGCGGATGGCAGTACTTCGTTTGCATAGTGATTTAATTATGAATGAAAAAGAACGTGGTGGTCATACTGGAATAACTCATTAA
- a CDS encoding cell division protein ZapA, which yields MTQMKSCTVKLLNKTYEIKCPEGEEPNLLLAVQKLNHQIMINKKKSKQLDNFQALLLAALDISHELILCKNKQAHQQHQVTQFINSLENKINKMVGGEMIERIPEMD from the coding sequence ATGACGCAGATGAAATCGTGTACTGTTAAACTACTCAATAAAACATATGAAATTAAATGCCCGGAAGGTGAAGAACCCAATTTATTGCTTGCGGTGCAAAAATTAAATCATCAAATCATGATTAATAAAAAGAAATCGAAACAGTTGGACAATTTCCAAGCCTTATTGCTCGCGGCACTGGATATTAGTCATGAGTTGATCCTCTGTAAAAACAAACAAGCACACCAGCAACATCAGGTCACTCAATTTATTAACTCCCTAGAAAATAAAATCAATAAAATGGTGGGTGGAGAGATGATAGAACGAATTCCAGAAATGGATTAA
- a CDS encoding FMN-binding glutamate synthase family protein, with protein sequence MRRQWYIGFGVALLFTLALFAMFHSIEWFFAFLIPVMVLWIYDLIQKEHTILRNFPVLGHVRYFLEFLRPEIQQYFIATDESELPFNREIRSLIYERAKNTRDTVPFGTERDILSVGYTWALHSLAPKHLSEVEPRIMVGGPDCLQPYSASRFNISSMSFGALSGKAIMAMNKGAQIGGFYQATGEGGLSAYHLQGGDLVFQFGTAYFGCRDAQGNFDEKEFAAEANRKEVKMIEIKISQGAKPSHGGILPAAKLTEEIARVRKVPMGHDVLSPIAHSAFTTPVELLYFIKKLRDLSHGKPIGFKLCLGRRDQFLAICKAMLKTNILPDFITVDGAEGGTGAAPEEYINFIGSPLEAGLVFVHNALVGINVRDKIRVICSGKIANGFDILTNIALGADMCNSARAMMMATGCLQTKQCNANTCPTGVATQNKRLQYGLVVDQKKHYVANFHKNTVKSFLEMVGALGLDNPSDLKPIHIMRRVSVQEVKTFNEIYEYLTPGQLLGSDIPQSYKSHWEMADPDKF encoded by the coding sequence ATGAGACGCCAATGGTATATAGGATTTGGAGTAGCCTTATTATTTACGCTTGCCCTCTTTGCGATGTTCCATAGCATCGAATGGTTTTTCGCTTTTCTCATTCCCGTTATGGTGCTTTGGATCTACGATTTGATTCAAAAAGAACATACCATTCTGCGTAACTTTCCCGTCTTGGGACATGTGCGCTATTTTTTAGAATTTCTACGTCCAGAAATTCAACAATATTTTATTGCTACTGATGAAAGCGAACTTCCATTTAATCGTGAAATACGTTCTCTTATTTATGAGCGCGCCAAAAATACTCGCGACACAGTCCCTTTTGGCACCGAGCGCGATATTTTAAGTGTTGGCTATACTTGGGCCCTACACTCTTTAGCTCCGAAACATCTTTCGGAGGTCGAACCACGAATTATGGTAGGTGGGCCAGATTGTCTCCAACCTTATAGTGCCTCTCGGTTTAATATTTCCAGCATGAGCTTTGGAGCGCTGTCTGGCAAAGCAATTATGGCCATGAACAAAGGAGCGCAGATTGGTGGTTTTTACCAAGCCACCGGTGAAGGAGGGTTAAGCGCCTATCATTTACAAGGTGGCGATCTGGTATTTCAATTTGGAACTGCCTATTTTGGTTGTCGTGATGCACAAGGGAATTTTGACGAAAAAGAGTTCGCCGCTGAAGCCAATCGTAAAGAAGTAAAAATGATCGAAATAAAAATCTCGCAAGGAGCCAAACCCTCTCATGGAGGCATCTTGCCTGCTGCCAAATTAACGGAGGAAATTGCAAGAGTAAGAAAAGTCCCTATGGGTCACGATGTACTCTCTCCTATAGCTCATTCTGCTTTTACCACTCCTGTAGAATTACTTTATTTCATAAAAAAATTACGCGATTTATCTCATGGCAAACCGATTGGCTTTAAATTATGTCTGGGTCGAAGAGATCAATTTCTCGCCATATGTAAAGCGATGTTAAAAACCAATATCCTGCCTGATTTTATTACTGTTGATGGTGCAGAAGGAGGAACTGGGGCTGCGCCTGAAGAATACATTAATTTTATAGGCTCACCATTGGAAGCAGGGTTAGTCTTTGTGCACAATGCCTTAGTAGGGATTAATGTAAGGGATAAAATTCGTGTTATCTGTAGTGGTAAGATTGCGAATGGATTTGATATTCTGACTAATATCGCTTTGGGTGCTGATATGTGTAATTCTGCACGCGCAATGATGATGGCTACCGGTTGCTTACAAACGAAACAATGTAATGCAAATACTTGCCCCACCGGAGTAGCCACGCAAAATAAACGCTTACAATATGGCCTCGTTGTCGATCAGAAAAAACATTATGTCGCCAATTTCCATAAAAACACCGTGAAAAGCTTTTTAGAAATGGTTGGCGCGCTCGGTTTAGACAATCCCAGCGATTTAAAACCCATCCACATCATGAGGCGAGTCAGCGTGCAAGAAGTCAAAACATTTAATGAAATATATGAATATCTTACACCTGGACAACTATTAGGCTCCGATATTCCTCAGAGTTATAAATCTCATTGGGAAATGGCCGATCCGGATAAATTTTAA
- a CDS encoding thioredoxin family protein, with protein sequence MVATASNMLPLGSKAPDFTLVDTRNDQLVSLGQIKSPIATVIMFLCNHCPYVKHIQTKIVELAETYQKKGIQFVAISSNDAEKYPADGPEQMRMEAENFHYSFPYLYDESQEVAKAYKAACTPDFYIFDKEMLCVYRGCLDESTPGNNKPVTGSHLQNALDNLLAGKPVSPEQKPSLGCNIKWK encoded by the coding sequence ATGGTAGCAACTGCTTCAAACATGCTTCCATTAGGAAGTAAAGCACCTGATTTTACTTTAGTAGATACACGCAATGATCAATTGGTTTCCCTTGGACAGATTAAATCACCCATTGCAACAGTGATTATGTTTTTGTGTAATCATTGTCCTTATGTGAAACATATTCAGACAAAAATAGTTGAATTAGCCGAAACTTATCAGAAAAAAGGGATTCAATTTGTTGCAATCAGCTCCAATGATGCCGAAAAATATCCTGCTGATGGCCCAGAACAAATGCGAATGGAAGCGGAAAACTTTCATTATTCTTTCCCTTATTTATATGATGAATCACAAGAAGTAGCCAAAGCCTATAAAGCGGCGTGTACCCCTGATTTTTATATTTTTGATAAAGAAATGCTTTGTGTCTATCGCGGCTGTTTGGATGAATCAACCCCGGGAAATAACAAACCGGTAACTGGCTCGCATTTACAAAATGCCCTGGATAATCTCCTTGCTGGAAAACCAGTGAGTCCAGAGCAAAAGCCAAGTTTAGGATGCAATATTAAATGGAAGTAA
- a CDS encoding RasGEF domain-containing protein — MAYDALDLPRDKMEELLREFDRLMEELEHSFDTLSEEDKSVLDGLEDDLAELSELQEGKKDTPPLAVEKLLELDLHTALRTVIAEFRPTKIGDLQMQCQKLIDHHGFATFRETFDALLIQAESLKSQELRAMKHINRYMMNKMADTFAAIAAEGSKDYAKSVINVLNLNQYFREEGLEAAKTDSKKAQEMAIKRVETEAAQAREDIRGELKEKIEAIKKQGQPEEAQKDLIEKANEEATQKLAAITQATAKKVTAIKEQKDCLYLVKELAINLSKAKAAQEIEQIKKQAPEGEQGQLIEQVNKATAKEIAAINAQEDRLQLAKEMAIKVAQTEAFTKIREIKQKAISEAEQNQLTEQVNKETAAEINAIQEMEEIPPNYYILAERRIFEEQVFQAAEKDGYQKAKKLTIKAIESERDNKIEQLKQQEPPENEPLIEQVRKEAAEQITAIEQMKTMPLDYYIEAARRKMLVDDTRKKTLFQRYDKIADFVLKDILSRESIDERTLAMERYLLITEKLMAQKHYDAALPIFGALQQTPIFRLAKTKEGLSTHAQQVLEKLGELQNDAKNFAAIRGRCERENTYVPLNFTVTDITFSTDDVNPFILDSKGKIVRGCDKLPGMERIISNCVKAAATKASEPDSTLSLEMEAHREELATKTKREIETAQDKASQKCETRGALPEASALFSKSKLKKLIHLGIVVPPKRSEQTRKIEEALHDLKNRIQSKLDHLKNVVARYEDKAERKLSSIVEKMQNAVTPLFERIHTSLKESIQNSSQRFRELMQASKNKKENEDQEGERPHNF; from the coding sequence ATGGCTTATGACGCATTAGATTTACCCCGAGACAAGATGGAAGAACTTCTTCGAGAATTTGATCGATTAATGGAGGAACTGGAACATTCTTTTGATACCCTCTCTGAAGAAGATAAATCTGTTTTGGATGGTCTAGAGGATGATCTGGCTGAATTAAGCGAACTTCAAGAGGGCAAGAAAGACACGCCACCACTTGCAGTGGAAAAGCTCCTTGAGTTAGATCTTCATACCGCCCTACGCACCGTTATTGCTGAATTCCGACCCACAAAAATTGGTGATTTACAGATGCAATGTCAAAAGTTGATCGATCACCACGGTTTTGCGACCTTCCGAGAAACCTTTGATGCGCTGTTGATTCAGGCTGAATCGTTAAAAAGCCAGGAATTGAGAGCCATGAAGCATATTAATCGCTACATGATGAACAAAATGGCAGATACCTTTGCCGCTATCGCTGCAGAAGGCTCAAAAGACTACGCTAAAAGCGTTATCAATGTGCTTAACTTAAATCAGTATTTTCGGGAAGAAGGACTTGAAGCAGCGAAAACAGACAGTAAAAAAGCCCAGGAAATGGCCATCAAAAGGGTTGAGACGGAAGCGGCTCAAGCACGAGAGGATATAAGAGGGGAACTGAAAGAAAAAATAGAGGCAATAAAAAAACAAGGGCAGCCAGAAGAGGCGCAGAAAGACTTGATTGAAAAAGCCAATGAGGAAGCCACACAGAAATTGGCTGCAATTACTCAGGCAACCGCAAAGAAGGTCACCGCAATTAAAGAACAAAAGGACTGCCTTTATCTCGTTAAGGAACTAGCCATCAATCTCTCTAAGGCTAAAGCAGCTCAAGAAATAGAGCAGATAAAGAAACAAGCGCCTGAAGGCGAGCAGGGGCAGTTGATTGAGCAAGTCAATAAGGCAACCGCTAAGGAGATAGCAGCGATTAATGCCCAAGAGGACCGTCTTCAATTGGCCAAGGAGATGGCTATCAAAGTCGCTCAGACTGAAGCATTCACAAAAATAAGGGAGATAAAACAAAAGGCTATCTCTGAGGCAGAACAAAATCAATTAACTGAACAAGTGAACAAGGAAACCGCCGCAGAAATCAATGCAATTCAAGAGATGGAAGAAATACCACCCAATTATTACATCCTAGCCGAACGTCGTATTTTTGAAGAACAGGTATTTCAGGCCGCAGAGAAAGACGGATACCAAAAGGCGAAAAAACTGACCATCAAAGCCATTGAATCAGAGCGAGACAATAAAATAGAGCAACTTAAACAACAAGAGCCTCCTGAAAATGAACCATTGATTGAGCAAGTCAGAAAAGAAGCCGCTGAACAAATCACTGCAATCGAACAGATGAAAACCATGCCACTGGATTATTACATTGAAGCAGCACGGCGAAAGATGCTCGTAGACGATACACGTAAAAAAACTCTTTTTCAGCGCTATGATAAAATAGCGGATTTCGTACTCAAAGACATACTGTCAAGAGAATCAATCGATGAACGAACCCTAGCGATGGAGCGTTATCTGTTAATCACTGAAAAACTGATGGCGCAAAAACATTATGATGCCGCACTCCCCATTTTTGGAGCATTACAACAAACGCCGATCTTTCGTTTGGCAAAAACAAAAGAGGGATTATCAACTCATGCGCAGCAGGTTTTAGAAAAACTCGGTGAATTGCAGAACGATGCAAAGAATTTTGCTGCGATTAGAGGGCGTTGTGAGCGTGAAAATACCTACGTTCCTTTGAATTTCACAGTGACTGATATTACCTTTTCTACAGATGATGTGAATCCATTTATTTTAGATAGCAAAGGAAAAATCGTTAGGGGCTGTGATAAATTACCCGGCATGGAAAGAATAATTTCGAACTGTGTTAAAGCTGCGGCAACCAAAGCCTCCGAACCTGACAGCACCTTATCCCTAGAGATGGAAGCACACCGCGAGGAATTAGCCACAAAAACAAAAAGAGAGATAGAAACAGCTCAAGATAAAGCGTCACAGAAGTGTGAGACTCGAGGTGCACTTCCTGAAGCCAGCGCCTTATTTTCTAAATCCAAGTTAAAAAAATTAATTCACTTAGGGATTGTTGTACCTCCCAAGAGAAGTGAACAAACACGGAAAATAGAGGAAGCCTTGCACGACTTAAAAAATCGGATACAAAGCAAGTTAGATCATCTAAAAAATGTAGTAGCCCGCTATGAAGACAAAGCCGAACGTAAACTTTCTTCTATTGTAGAAAAAATGCAAAATGCAGTTACCCCTCTTTTTGAACGAATACACACCTCATTAAAAGAGTCCATTCAAAACAGCAGTCAGAGATTTCGTGAGTTAATGCAGGCCTCTAAAAATAAAAAGGAAAATGAAGATCAGGAAGGTGAACGCCCCCATAATTTTTAA